One window of the Clupea harengus chromosome 20, Ch_v2.0.2, whole genome shotgun sequence genome contains the following:
- the fut11 gene encoding alpha-(1,3)-fucosyltransferase 11 codes for MDAVSWLLLFYSLPCWGQEGLHPGDQGAFQPQSALTEMEFASVSSYRGPGNHDFRGNKELPIILWWSAGLFPHFPADTERIDCNYSSCLVTRNRKVQLYKRTAAIIFYGTDFRAYEAPLPRLPHQTWALFHEESPMNNYVLSHGPGIRLFNYTATFRRESDYPLTLQWLPSLEYLLQPLAVSLQEKNRWRRAGLAPVLYMQSHCDVPSDRDRYVQELMKYIEIDSYGKCLNNKPLPERLDDTSTATGEDGEFMSFVARYKFHLAMENGLCSDYMTEKLWRPLHQGCVPIYRGSSSVADWLPNPHSAIIVDDFSSPRKLAEFIMALDSDDTEYSRYLEFKTPSKITNLRLLEGLESREWGVNDMSKPNYLNGFECYVCDQENRRLAAERTHLRNPDLHPHPPPKMANNSHMGCSLPRPGYGEVEDIPPNDGWLQMWPQDYWQSLDQAEGLDSLIRLNESDPALLWNHIQKIATRRARGH; via the exons ATGGATGCTGTCAGCTGGCTGCTACTGTTTTACTCTCTACCATGCTGGGGTCAGGAAGGGCTTCACCCTGGGGACCAGGGAGCATTCCAGCCTCAGAGTGCTTTGACTGAAATGGAGTTCGCCTCAGTCAGCTCTTACCGAGGCCCTGGCAACCATGATTTCCGGGGCAACAAAGAGTTGCCAATCATCCTTTGGTGGAGTGCTGGCCTCTTCCCTCACTTCCCTGCTGACACCGAGCGCATCGACTGCAACTACTCCTCCTGCCTGGTCACACGCAACCGTAAGGTGCAGCTGTACAAGCGCACCGCGGCCATCATCTTCTACGGCACAGACTTCAGGGCCTACGAGGCACCCTTGCCCCGCCTGCCCCACCAGACATGGGCGCTGTTCCACGAGGAGTCACCCATGAACAACTATGTGCTCTCCCATGGGCCTGGCATCAGACTCTTCAACTACACGGCCACGTTCAGGCGTGAGTCCGACTACCCCCTCACCCTGCAGTGGCTGCCCTCCCTGGAGTACCTGCTGCAGCCCCTGGCCGTGTCCCTGCAGGAGAAGAACCGCTGGAGACGGGCCGGCCTGGCGCCGGTGCTGTACATGCAGTCCCACTGTGACGTGCCGTCCGACCGGGACCGTTATGTCCAGGAGCTCATGAAGTACATCGAG ATTGATTCCTATGGAAAGTGCCTGAACAACAAACCATTGCCAGAGCGTCTGGACGACACTAGCACAGCCACGGGTGAGGACGGCGAGTTCATGAGCTTTGTGGCACGCTACAAGTTCCACCTGGCGATGGAGAACGGCCTGTGCTCCGACTACATGACTGAGAAGCTGTGGCGCCCACTGCACCAGGGCTGTGTACCCATCTATCGAGGGTCCTCCTCCGTGGCCGATTGGCTACCCAACCCACACTCTGCCATCATTGTCGATGATTTCTCAAGCCCGCGCAAGCTTGCAGAATTCATTATGGCCCTAGACAGCGACGACACGGAGTACTCGCGCTACTTGGAGTTCAAGACTCCCAGTAAGATTACCAACTTGCGTCTGCTGGAAGGCCTGGAGAGTCGGGAGTGGGGTGTCAACGACATGAGTAAACCCAACTACCTCAATGGCTTTGAGTGTTACGTCTGTGACCAGGAGAACAGACGGCTGGCGGCTGAGAGGACCCATTTGCGAAACCCGGACCTTCACCCACATCCCCCGCCAAAGATGGCAAACAACTCCCACATGGGATGCTCGCTGCCGCGTCCTGGCTATGGTGAAGTTGAGGATATTCCTCCAAATGACGG CTGGCTCCAGATGTGGCCCCAAGATTACTGGCAGAGCTTGGACCAGGCGGAGGGTCTGGACTCTCTCATCAGACTGAATGAGTCTGACCCCGCACTGCTGTGGAATCACATACAGAAGATAGCAACGAGGAGAGCTAGAGGTCACTGA
- the LOC116225277 gene encoding zinc finger protein 185-like, with the protein MDSSSHRPLAGFEQTCTTPVKDSKKGLVVLKEYVNTSELSKQDLKHDATGSDRTVCTYCGEPVGSDARITIEDLNISCHPSCFKCGICRKPMGDLLYNMFLRRGTVHCESCYAKVI; encoded by the exons TTCCTCCCACAGACCCTTGGCAGGCTTTGAACAGACTTGCACGACCCCAGTCAAGGATTCCAAAAA GGGCTTAGTGGTCTTGAAGGAGTATGTCAACACATCAGAGCTGTCCAAACAGGACTTGAAGCATGACGCCACGGGCAG CGACAGGACTGTTTGCACATACTGTGGAGAGCCTGTTGGCTCGGATGCCAGGATCACCATTGAGGATCTCAACATTTCCTGCCATCCCTCATGTTTCAAG TGTGGCATATGCAGAAAGCCAATGGGGGACCTGCTCTACAATATGTTTTTGCGTCGAGGGACAGTTCATTGTGAGAGCTGTTATGCAAAagtaatttaa
- the rab9b gene encoding ras-related protein Rab-9B, with translation MSGKSLLLKVILLGDGGVGKSSLMNRYVTDRFDSQSFHTIGVEFLNRDLEVDGRLVTLQIWDTAGQERFKSLRTPFYRGADCCLLTFAVDDLQSFQNLGCWKKEFMYYSDVRDPERFPFVVLGNKVDKDQEREVGRDEARAWCEENGCYPYFETSAKDDTNVGSAFEAAVREVIRGEDQMDHALLSTTIDLHGNRKATRSGCC, from the coding sequence ATGAGTGGGAAGAGCCTGCTGCTGAAGGTCATCTTGCTGGGAGATGGGGGCGTGGGCAAAAGCTCTTTGATGAACCGCTACGTGACCGACCGCTTTGACTCCCAGTCCTTCCACACCATCGGTGTGGAGTTTCTAAACCGGGACCTGGAAGTGGATGGACGGTTGGTGACGCTGCAGATATGGGACACGGCTGGCCAGGAGCGCTTCAAGAGCCTGCGCACGCCCTTCTACCGCGGCGCTGACTGCTGCCTGCTCACCTTCGCCGTGGACGACCTGCAGAGCTTCCAGAACCTGGGCTGCTGGAAGAAGGAGTTCATGTACTACTCAGACGTACGCGACCCCGAGCGCTTCCCTTTCGTAGTGCTGGGGAACAAGGTGGACAAGGATCAGGAGCGGGAGGTTGGGAGGGACGAGGCACGGGCGTGGTGCGAGGAGAACGGCTGCTACCCTTACTTTGAGACCAGCGCCAAGGACGACACCAACGTGGGCTCTGCCTTTGAGGCGGCTGTGCGTGAGGTCATCAGAGGCGAGGACCAGATGGACCATGCCCTGCTCAGCACCACCATCGACCTCCATGGCAACCGTAAAGCCACCCGCTCTGGTTGCTGTTGA